TGCTAAGTTTGACACAAATTTTTATGAGTATTACAATAACTCCGGCTTTGTACCCGATTATAGCCTACGCTGATGAATACTTTCTTGTAGTGGGGAAGGGGGGTGGATGGCATGGCAACTAACTTGGCCGATGAAATCAAAAAGGCAGAATCAGATGCGAAACAGATAGTCAAAGATGCAAAGAATGAAGCGGCACGTTTGATAAGTGAAGCCAAAAATGAAGCAGAAGTTCGAATCAAAGAAACTAGACAACAGGCCTTCCGAAAATATCGTGACAATTTGCAGAAAGTCGAAGAGGAGGCTGAAGCTAGGGCGGGGGAAATAGTCCGAAAGGGAAAAGAAGGTGCTAAAGCATTTACAAATAGCCATCAGGGGCGTGTTAATAAGACCGCTGCCTGGATTGCGGAAGAGGTGATGGCTAGATATGGCCGTGGCTAGAATTAACAAACTCGAATTTTATATTCACAACTCAGTAATAGAGGATGTGCTGGCCATCCTTCAGAAAGCAGGTTCCTGCGAAATTATTTCTCGGCAGGATATGGATGATTCAGAGGATCATTCACCGTCTCGTCTACAACATATCGATAGTTTACTCAGCGAAATACGATTTCTTCTGCGTTTTTTAGAACCATATTTCAATGATAGCGTTAGCCCTATGGCACGAGCCTTGGGTGAACGGCCGAACTATTCTGTACAAGATTTGGAAGACCTTTCAGAGCAGACAGAAATAAAGAATTTTGCGGAAGAAATGCGTACACGTGAACGTAGGCTTGTAGAAATTCACTCAGAGATTACACAAATTGAGGGGGCAAAATCTATTCTTTCCCACCTTACCGAGTTGCCCTATGATTTGGATCTTTTATCTAACGGGACACAGACGGTTAAGGGTGTTGTTGGGACTATGCCTGTTGACAATGTGGCCAGCTGCAAACAGGCAATTGCAGATGTTCTTCGTGAAAATGGGGAGTGTTTTACCGCTTCTTTTGGGGAAAAAGACAAAGAGGCGTGGGTGGCAATTTTCTATCGAAGGGATCTGGAGCAGAAAGCTCTGGATATGTGTTCAAAGTTTAGTCTTTCACGCGTCGATATCCCAGGCCATCTAACTCTTAGTGTTGGGGAAGAACTTGTGAATTTTGATGCCCGGCGCGAAGCTTTAGAGCAGGAAGAAGACAAAATCCTGGGAGAAGTTTCAAAAGTTGCGGAAGAATGGGTTCCTACAGTAAGAGCTTTAAGCGATTACTGGAACATTCTAAAATCTCGTTATGAAGCACTAGGAAGCAGCAAGTTCACAGAAAAGACAGTAATCCTTAAGGCATGGGCACCTGCAGATTCTGTTAAAAAATTAAAAGCAGAGCTTGCCCCGTACGAATCTGTCCTCGAGATGGTAGTTTCAGATCCTGCCCCAGAGGATGAACCCCCAACGCTTTTAGTCAATAAGGGATGGAATCTTCCTTTTGAGACCCTTACCAAACTTTATGGAGTTCCTCAATATGGCGAACTTGACCCTACAGCATTTCTTGCCCCCTTCTTTTTTGTTTTCTTTGGCATGTGCCTGGGGGATGGAGGCTATGGGCTGGTTATGCTTGGCTTTTTCGTTTTCTTTTTGAAGAAGTTCAAGCGGATGCCTCAAGGTACTAAGCAATTTTTTAATTTATTTGTTCTATCAGGAGTTGCGACAGTCATAGTGGGAGCTTTGACAGGGAGCTGGTTTGGTGATCTGATCGATGTCTTTGGGGTATTTAAGTTTTTGCGTCCTCTCAAAAATATCCCAGTGTTGATCAATCCCATGGACGACCCGATGTCTATTTTGTTCGTTTCTCTTGCATTGGGCGTAGTTCAGCTATTCTTCGGTCTTTTCATATCCTTTTTTGACTGTCTTCGCAAAAAGGATTACATGGGAGCATTTGCTGACCAGGGCGGTTGGATTGTTTTCCTTGTTGGTCTCTTGCTTGTAGGCGGGGGCGTGAGCGGGAATTTATCCAGCAGTGTGGGCAGTATGGGTAAAACGCTAGCTCTATTTGGAGCGGCAGTGCTTGTGCTTACTCAAGGAAGGGCAAAAACGGGCATAGCGCAAAAGGCCATTTCTGGTGTACTCAGCCTATACAATGTGACATCGTATCTTGGGGATGTGCTGAGCTATAGCCGACTGCTTGCTCTTGGCCTTGCCTCCGCAGCTATAGCTTCCATAATCAATATGTTGGCAGGTCTCGCTGGAGGGATTCCTTTTGTAGGGTGGATTATAGCCCTTGTCCTTATTTTAGGGGGGCACTTGTTTAGCGTTGCAGTTAATGTGCTAGGCGCGTTTGTTCACTCTTTACGTCTCCAGTACGTTGAGTTTTTCAGTAAATTCTACTCTGGTGGCGGGAGAAGTTTTATGCCGCTAACGTATAAAACTCATTTTGTTTCTATTTCAGAAACAAAAAAATCTTAATAGCATATAAAGCTCATAGAATGAGGGGAGTGTTTGTAAGTATGAATCTTCTCGGAATTATGTTGTCAGTTTTTGGTGCGGCTCTAGCCGCAGGTTTTGCAGGGGCAGGATCAGCAATAGGCGTTGGCATTGCAGGTGAGGCAGGTGCTGGTGTAATGACTGAGGATCCAGGTAAGTTTGGTCTGGTTTTGTTACTTCAGGCATTGCCAGGAACCCAGGGCATCTATGGTCTTCTTATTGCTTTTTTTGCAATCTTGAAAATAGGCCTTCTTGGCGGAGCAACTGTTGATTTAAACGTGTGGCAGGGACTTGGCATCATGTTTGCGTGTCTTCCAGTTGCGATAGGTGGATATTTTTCTGCCATTGCTCAGGGGAAGACCTCTGCGGCATGTATTCAGATGATTGCTAAAAGACCTGAAGAAACCGGTAAGGCTGTTATTCTGCCTGCCATGGTTGAAACGTATGCTGTGCTTTCTCTTCTTATGAGCATTATTCTGCTCAACGGAATTCAGATTTAACCGTTGAGTCAGAGGTGAATGGTAATGTCTTTGGCTGATATAAAGATAAAAATCGAGGCAGACGCAAAGAAAGAAGCCGAAAAAATTTTTGAGAACGCAAGACTGGAAGCAGATAAAATTCAAAAAGACGCTGATGCTGAAATCCAGAAAATCGATGCATCTTATATTGAGCGGTTTAACACAGAAAAGCCGGAAATACTCAAGCGGCGCGAAATAGTTGCTAACCTCGATGTTAAGAAAATCATGTTGGGAGCTCAGCAGGATCTTATAGCCCTTGCTTTTAACGAAGCATTGAAAACTTTAGCTTCTCTTCCTGCTGATAAGTATTTGGCCTTCTGTGAGGCTCTTCTCGAGAAAGCAGTCGAGACTGGTGATGAATTCCTTCTTGTTTCACCAAAAGAGAAAAACCTCAACGAAGAGTGGCTTAAGAGGTATAACGAAAAACATAAGACATCTCTCTCTTTAGAAAAATCAGCATCCCCTTTTTCTGGTGGTTTTATTCTCAGGAAAGGGGATATAGACACAGACTGTGTTTTTGACATGCTGATTACGTGGAGTAGAGAAGATATCGAGGCAGACGTTGCAAAACGGCTGTTCTCAGAGTAGACGGGGGGTGAGGCAGCATGGCTACAGCAGTGCGGTATGGATATACAGTTGCACGCCTGCGGGCTATGGAAAGCCGCCTTCTCGATGATAGCGTGCTGCAGAGACTCATCGATTGTGAAGACCTTGATAGCGCCATGAAGGTTCTCGGAGAAACAGTCTATGCGTCCTGGCTTGTTGAACTTAAGACAAACGCGGAATTTGATAAGGCTATAGAGTCTGAGCTGAATTATGTTTATAAAGAGGTTTCTAAATTTGCACCAGACTCTGCGTTGGTTGAGATGTGCAGGTTGCCTTATGATTTTCATAATGTGAAAGTTCTTTTAAAAAGCCAGATTCTTCAGCGCGAAAGTGGGGAACGTCGCTTTGAACTTTTAACATCTTTGGGAAACATTCCTACAGATGATCTCATTATGGCTGTGGAGTCAGAAGATTTCAGATTGCTGCCTTATAGCCTTCATAGTGTTTTCCCAAGAGCCCTCGCTCTCTGGGAACAGACTCGCAACATTCTTGAGGTAGAGTGTTACCTAGACGAGATTCTGTTCCAGGAGATGTTGAAGATGGCCCGTAAACTGGAATTCGATACTCCTCTTTTGTGGGTGCGGGGCAAAATAGACGCAGAAAATTTGCGAAATATGCTTCGCCTGAAAAGAATGGACAAAGACACTGCAACAGTTGAACCCTATCTTCACAATGGTGGCTTTGTGTCGATCGAAAGACTGTTAGCAATACTTTCTGAACCAGTGGAAGGCTGGATCAGGGTTCTTTCTTACGCTGACATTGGAAAAGTACTGTCCAATGTACAGGACGGATCAGACATGAACGCTCTTCTGGTAGAAATGGAGAAGGTTCTGGATGATTACATAACAAGAATCCTGGAGACAGCAAAGTATGGTGCTTTTGCTCCCGAAAATGTCTTAAGCTATTTATGGAGAAAAGAGATAGAAGCAAAAAATCTGAGAATTGCTCTTGTTTCTGTGGCAAATGGCATGGACATGGACCTGACGAGGAGGTTGATGCGTCGTGGCTAGAGATATGAACCAACCTATGGCAGCCATAGGCGAATACGAAACCGTTCTTCCTTTTCAGGCAGTGGGAGTCAGGCCTTTCGTTATTTCTGAAGAAGAAAGCAACACCTTTGAATCTCTTCTTCTGCGGCTGGCCAAAGAGAAGTATGCGGTTGTTTTTATACAGGAGTTTCTCTTCGTAAAATACATGTCTATGGTAGAAGAGATCAACGAGGAATACCCTGTAAGCGTGTTACCTATCCCAGGGCTTAAAGGCAGTTCTGGAGCAGGATTAGAATCTATCCGCAATAGTGTGGAACGGGCTGTTGGGATGGATATCTTTGCTGTGAAATAGACTTTTTATGCTGGAGGCGATTGATTGTGGCCACGGAAAAGGTCATTAGAGGGACCATAGAAAAAATATCCGGACCGCTCGTCGTCGCGAAGGGTATGTATGGCGCCAGTATGTACGACGTGGTACGAGTGGGCAATATAGGGCTTGTCGG
This region of Aminobacterium colombiense DSM 12261 genomic DNA includes:
- a CDS encoding cell envelope integrity/translocation protein TolA; translated protein: MATNLADEIKKAESDAKQIVKDAKNEAARLISEAKNEAEVRIKETRQQAFRKYRDNLQKVEEEAEARAGEIVRKGKEGAKAFTNSHQGRVNKTAAWIAEEVMARYGRG
- a CDS encoding V-type ATP synthase subunit E; the encoded protein is MSLADIKIKIEADAKKEAEKIFENARLEADKIQKDADAEIQKIDASYIERFNTEKPEILKRREIVANLDVKKIMLGAQQDLIALAFNEALKTLASLPADKYLAFCEALLEKAVETGDEFLLVSPKEKNLNEEWLKRYNEKHKTSLSLEKSASPFSGGFILRKGDIDTDCVFDMLITWSREDIEADVAKRLFSE
- a CDS encoding V-type ATP synthase subunit I, with product MAVARINKLEFYIHNSVIEDVLAILQKAGSCEIISRQDMDDSEDHSPSRLQHIDSLLSEIRFLLRFLEPYFNDSVSPMARALGERPNYSVQDLEDLSEQTEIKNFAEEMRTRERRLVEIHSEITQIEGAKSILSHLTELPYDLDLLSNGTQTVKGVVGTMPVDNVASCKQAIADVLRENGECFTASFGEKDKEAWVAIFYRRDLEQKALDMCSKFSLSRVDIPGHLTLSVGEELVNFDARREALEQEEDKILGEVSKVAEEWVPTVRALSDYWNILKSRYEALGSSKFTEKTVILKAWAPADSVKKLKAELAPYESVLEMVVSDPAPEDEPPTLLVNKGWNLPFETLTKLYGVPQYGELDPTAFLAPFFFVFFGMCLGDGGYGLVMLGFFVFFLKKFKRMPQGTKQFFNLFVLSGVATVIVGALTGSWFGDLIDVFGVFKFLRPLKNIPVLINPMDDPMSILFVSLALGVVQLFFGLFISFFDCLRKKDYMGAFADQGGWIVFLVGLLLVGGGVSGNLSSSVGSMGKTLALFGAAVLVLTQGRAKTGIAQKAISGVLSLYNVTSYLGDVLSYSRLLALGLASAAIASIINMLAGLAGGIPFVGWIIALVLILGGHLFSVAVNVLGAFVHSLRLQYVEFFSKFYSGGGRSFMPLTYKTHFVSISETKKS
- a CDS encoding V-type ATP synthase subunit F; the protein is MARDMNQPMAAIGEYETVLPFQAVGVRPFVISEEESNTFESLLLRLAKEKYAVVFIQEFLFVKYMSMVEEINEEYPVSVLPIPGLKGSSGAGLESIRNSVERAVGMDIFAVK
- a CDS encoding V-type ATP synthase subunit K gives rise to the protein MNLLGIMLSVFGAALAAGFAGAGSAIGVGIAGEAGAGVMTEDPGKFGLVLLLQALPGTQGIYGLLIAFFAILKIGLLGGATVDLNVWQGLGIMFACLPVAIGGYFSAIAQGKTSAACIQMIAKRPEETGKAVILPAMVETYAVLSLLMSIILLNGIQI
- a CDS encoding V-type ATPase subunit; the encoded protein is MATAVRYGYTVARLRAMESRLLDDSVLQRLIDCEDLDSAMKVLGETVYASWLVELKTNAEFDKAIESELNYVYKEVSKFAPDSALVEMCRLPYDFHNVKVLLKSQILQRESGERRFELLTSLGNIPTDDLIMAVESEDFRLLPYSLHSVFPRALALWEQTRNILEVECYLDEILFQEMLKMARKLEFDTPLLWVRGKIDAENLRNMLRLKRMDKDTATVEPYLHNGGFVSIERLLAILSEPVEGWIRVLSYADIGKVLSNVQDGSDMNALLVEMEKVLDDYITRILETAKYGAFAPENVLSYLWRKEIEAKNLRIALVSVANGMDMDLTRRLMRRG